A single genomic interval of Gouania willdenowi chromosome 10, fGouWil2.1, whole genome shotgun sequence harbors:
- the srpx2 gene encoding sushi repeat-containing protein SRPX2 codes for MLLCITAAVFILFLTAGSGTTVYDSYGDFTEEDSTPQLDYKDPYWCHPLGLTNGEVTCHSPRGGANRSSLGTRCDMRCDRGYRLLGKNSLQCLTNRRWSGTAYCRRMRCHLLPLIPHGRYTCTQGFVVDSRCDFTCDPGYRIDGQQSRICHHGGWWSGEQPVCADTDPPKIKCPPSRLKVAEPGKLTTRVTWDPPVATDTADKSLDVILVGQEPGSDFVEGGHIIRYKVYDLARNRAACKFIVRVEVRRCPELPSPMHGYLTCSSDGNNYGATCDYRCDGGYELRGVSSRVCQFSRNWGGEPAQCVPMEFRADVKTAPALLDQFYEKRRLLILSAPNISDSDYQLQNFMIQKADCGLDLRHVTVIELLGSPPRETGRIKESQLQAEVIEGLRQAFRISRGYFSMVLLDKLGLDRERFIVPVGSEELFSYIDSFMMNEEERERFERYRNFCDGAAEHVEEEDTQPN; via the exons ATGCTCCTCTGCATCACCGCTGCTGTGTTCATCCTCTTCCTCACAG CTGGCTCAGGGACCACAGTGTACGACAGCTACGGAGACTTCACAGAGGAGGACAGCACTCCTCAGCTGGACTACAAAG ATCCATATTGGTGTCACCCTCTGGGTCTGACCAATGGCGAGGTGACCTGCCACTCCCCTCGAGGTGGGGCAAACAGGAGCTCGTTGGGCACCCGCTGTGACATGAGGTGTGATCGAGGATATCGGTTGTTGGGAAAAAACTCCCTTCAGTGCCTCACTAACAGACGCTGGTCAGGGACCGCCTACTGCCGAA GGATGCGATGTCACTTGCTGCCCCTCATCCCTCATGGTCGATACACCTGCACTCAAGGCTTCGTGGTGGACTCTCGCTGCGACTTCACCTGTGACCCTGGCTATCGCATCGATGGCCAACAATCGCGCATATGCCATCATGGAGGCTGGTGGAGCGGAGAACAGCCAGTGTGTGCAG ACACTGATCCTCCAAAGATTAAGTGTCCTCCATCCAGACTCAAGGTTGCGGAGCCTGGAAAGCTCACCACCAGGGTGACGTGGGATCCACCAGTCGCCACAGACACTGCAGACAAATCTCTGGA TGTGATTCTCGTTGGCCAGGAGCCAGGGAGTGACTTTGTAGAGGGAGGACACATTATTCGATACAAAGTGTACGATCTCGCCAGGAACAGGGCGGCCTGCAAGTTTATAGTACGTGTCGAGG TGAGAAGATGTCCAGAACTGCCCTCGCCTATGCATGGTTACCTCACCTGCTCTTCTGACGGCAACAACTACGGCGCCACGTGCGACTATCGCTGTGATGGAGGATACGAGCTGAGAGGCGTGTCAAGTCGGGTCTGCCAGTTCAGCCGCAACTGGGGCGGAGAACCAGCCCAGTGTGTCC CGATGGAGTTTAGAGCCGACGTGAAGACGGCCCCAGCTCTCCTGGATCAGTTCTATGAAAAGAGGAGACTGCTGATCCTGTCTGCACCAAACATTTCAGACTCGGACTACCAACTACAGAATTTCATGATACAG AAAGCCGACTGTGGGTTAGACCTCCGTCATGTGACCGTCATCGAGCTCCTGGGCTCGCCGCCTCGAGAGACGGGTCGGATTAAAGAAAGTCAGCTTCAAGCTGAAGTCATAGAGGGTTTGAG aCAGGCGTTCAGAATCTCCAGAGGGTATTTCAGTATGGTCCTGCTGGATAAGCTCGGGCTGGACCGAGAGCGCTTCATCGTTCCGGTGGGCTCAGAGGAGCTCTTCTCCTACATAGACAGTTTCATGATGAATGAAGAGGAACGAGAGAGGTTTGAGCGCTACCGAAATTTCTGCGATGGAGCTGCTGAACATGTAGAAGAGGAAGACACACAACCAAACTGA
- the tspan6 gene encoding tetraspanin-6 has protein sequence MSPPSRRLQTKPVITCLKTFLISYSLIFWFTGVILLGVGIWGKVSLEKYFSLVSEESTNAPYVLIGTGAIIIIFGLFGCFATCRGSPWMLKLYAMFLTLVFLAELVAGISGFIFRHEIKATLGVAYTNAVKSYNSTESSRSAVDVIQSALQCCGISNYTDWRDTDYFKENGLPSSCCKTNDVNCTPEILKDLDKAMKEVNVRGCFSLVTSTMENNLGIIAGISFGIAFFQLIGIFLACCLSRYITNNQYEMV, from the exons ATGTCGCCTCCGTCCCGTCGGCTCCAGACCAAGCCTGTGATTACCTGCCTGAAGACTTTCCTCATCTCGTACAGCCTCATTTTCTGG TTCACAGGTGTGATCCTGCTGGGGGTCGGGATTTGGGGGAAGGTCAGCCTGGAGAAATACTTTTCTCTGGTTTCTGAGGAGAGCACCAACGCACCATATGTCCTCATCGGGACCGGAgccatcatcattatttttgGTCTGTTCGGCTGTTTTGCTACGTGCCGTGGCAGCCCATGGATGCTTAAACTG TATGCCATGTTTTTGACCCTGGTGTTCCTGGCTGAGCTTGTTGCTGGAATCTCAGGCTTCATCTTCAGACACGAG ATCAAGGCCACTTTGGGCGTCGCCTACACCAATGCTGTGAAGTCTTACAACAGCACCGAAAGCAGCAGATCTGCAGTGGACGTCATCCAGAGTGCA CTGCAATGTTGTGGCATCTCAAACTACACTGACTGGCGGGACACGGATTACTTCAAAGAGAACGGCCTCCCCAGTAGCTGCTGTAAAACCAATGATGTCAACTGCACACCAGAGATCCTGAAGGACTTGGACAAGGCTATGAAGGAGGTGAACGTAAGG GGCTGCTTCTCACTTGTGACCTCAACTATGGAGAATAATCTGGGAATCATCGCTGGAATCTCATTTGGGATTGCGTTCTTCCAG CTCATTGGGATTTTCCTGGCCTGCTGCTTGTCTCGATATATCACCAACAACCAGTACGAGATGGTCTAG